In a single window of the Vitis vinifera cultivar Pinot Noir 40024 chromosome 6, ASM3070453v1 genome:
- the LOC100244931 gene encoding UDP-xylose transporter 1, producing the protein MGEMSGFQLGVIGALFLSVASSVSIVICNKALMSNLGFPFATTLTSWHLMVTFCTLHVAQRFNVFESKSVDMKTVMLFGILNGVSIGLLNLSLGFNSIGFYQMTKLAIIPFTVLLETLFLKKQFSQKIKLSLFLLLVGVAIASVTDLQLNFVGTILSLLAIATTCVGQILTNTIQKRLNVSSTQLLYQSAPFQAAILFVSGPVVDQCLTKQNVFAYKYSPIVLAFIILSCIISVSVNFSTFLVIGKTSPVTYQVLGHLKTCLVLGFGYTLLHDPFTERNIIGILIAILGMGLYSYFCTHENKKKQLGDLSTVSQIKDRETAPLLAGKNMGYEDKESHEVKKATKDSLV; encoded by the exons ATGGGAGAAATGTCAGGCTTCCAATTGGGTGTGATAGGAGCACTTTTTCTATCAGTGGCATCATCTGTCTCCATTGTCATCTGCAACAAAGCCCTGATGAGCAATCTTGGCTTCCCTTTTG CTACAACACTCACTAGTTGGCATCTGATGGTAACATTCTGCACTCTTCATGTGGCACAACGCTTCAATGTGTTCGAAAGTAAGTCGGTTGACATGAAAACTGTGATGCTCTTCGGCATTCTGAATGGTGTTTCCATTGGCCTTCTCAACTTGAGCCTCGGATTCAATTCCATTGGTTTCTACCAG ATGACCAAACTTGCCATCATACCATTCACTGTACTACTGGAAACCCTTTTCTTGAAAAAGCAATTCAG CCAGAAGATAAAGTTATCGCTCTTCCTTTTACTTGTTGGAGTTGCCATTGCCTCAGTGACTGATCTGCAGCTCAATTTTGTTGGAACCATTCTCTCTCTACTAGCCATAGCAACAACCTGTGTTGGTCAAATT CTGACAAACACCATACAAAAGAGGCTCAATGTCTCTTCTACACAGCTCCTGTACCAGTCAGCCCCATTTCAAGCAGCTATCCTCTTTGTCTCAGGCCCTGTGGTGGACCAATGCCTCACCAAGCAAAATGTATTTGCATACAAATATTCTCCTATAGTCTTG GCATTCATCATACTTTCATGCATAATCTCCGTCTCTGTGAACTTCAGCACCTTCCTAGTGATCGGGAAGACGTCTCCTGTCACATATCAAGTGCTTGGCCACTTGAAAACATGCCTTGTTCTTGGCTTTGGCTATACACTGCTGCATGACCCCTTCACAGAGAGAAACATCATTGGGATACTGATAGCCATTCTGGGCATGGGCTTGTATTCATATTTCTGCACTCATGAGAACAAAAAGAAACAATTGGGAGATCTTTCTACAGTGTCTCAG ATCAAGGATAGGGAAA